The Silurus meridionalis isolate SWU-2019-XX chromosome 16, ASM1480568v1, whole genome shotgun sequence genome has a segment encoding these proteins:
- the dlgap4a gene encoding disks large-associated protein 4 isoform X1: MKSIGASHARHLSDSCMPVAGPQEPICPLTPDPHGAYLLSPTIGHYGTMDPHMHHFPPASPITLQSDCLLPLNNQLTTSNTFPRFQFPSQVNQTEYTQQGCVSQTASRTGTLTTSASMGMGLGLGLAVPPMISSGTATISSAAAAKMNRIPTGLLDQLEHHGPLQRDGFSTLQFHRRSRGTKQRSESPGRIRNLVHSVQKLFSKTQSMEASGAKGTVQGADGTKATRRSKSKDRAKTEGAKKRGRPNLSGFWSSDDALEDEATTQEATGPVAVAYRNPLSMMTLGRAVSDSQAPARTQVQGYNTIAAHRSLKPSKSSGELKTQTMTSTGGPAGDGTLAKRGSWSTLTLSQARQVLQKGTATVNRTLLKSKSYHQDLTSNFLQVPVGDWSVTTGKGAGVGVAGEIPCRRMRSGSYVKAMGDPEDSERSDSPPSPKPSPKTAARRQSYLKATQQSLSEQQPPLPPRKHRLCPFTWEQYGVAWAPLQNAYSMQHLASFLPSLRELTTNRSLDNLDCLVGQSDSQPWDREGNFAHGSSTLGRSSGISQMDPSCLCSAAYGHMDSQAVEALDLTAPSCFRSRSHSYLRAIQAGCSQDDDSDSDEDPLITGSNMSSRNKTPPPVPPRSASKPFISVTVQSSTESAQDTYLEQRSEANSQSGRSNSSDSATSSRTSSLAKAPLIPRIPIVPLVPLVPVPVPSARVSSPPPPPARETQTVSVGFTQDEPRAMARRKLSSIGIQVDCVQPVLREEQTPTTKFQSIGVQVEDGRPLSRFSSMASRQETADAETRERTETYSTTCSTQTFHSQKSSSTLEESVEPALDPSSLPPPPPSLQSVSVNGASEQPGATMASLRDGHCFLRLLQAETGRMDAWCQQMEQESKEKQLSEEVLGKIRSAVGSAQLLMSQKFQQFRGLCEQNLDVNAQPRPTAQDLAGFWDLLQLSIEDISMKFDELHMLKANDWEVPEISCKKEERKPESVTTPKKAPKPKSTSTKEKSSGDSAADKQRLEARKRLMAAKRAASERQNSATESADSIEIYVPEAQTRL, translated from the exons ATGAAAAGCATAGGGGCCAGCCACGCTCGTCACTTGTCGGACTCCTGCATGCCTGTGGCAGGTCCTCAGGAGCCAATATGCCCCTTGACCCCAGACCCTCATGGGGCATACCTCTTAAGCCCCACTATCGGCCATTATGGCACTATGGACCCCCACATGCACCACTTCCCTCCAGCAAGCCCCATCACTCTGCAGTCCGATTGCCTGCTGCCACTAAACAACCAGCTGACCACCAGCAACACCTTCCCTCGCTTCCAGTTTCCCTCGCAGGTCAATCAGACCGAGTACACTCAG CAGGGTTGCGTGTCTCAGACGGCATCTCGCACGGGCACCCTCACCACCTCTGCGTCTATGGGAATGGGCTTAGGTCTCGGCCTCGCGGTTCCACCTATGATCAGCAGCGGCACGGCAACGATTTCCTCCGCTGCGGCAGCCAAGATGAACCGCATCCCGACTGGACTGTTGGACCAGCTGGAACACCACGGTCCACTGCAACGCGATGGCTTTAGTACGCTTCAGTTCCATAGGCGGAGTCGTGGCACCAAGCAGCGCAGTGAGAGCCCTGGTCGCATCCGCAACCTGGTGCACTCTGTCCAAAAACTGTTCTCCAAGACTCAGTCTATGGAGGCCTCGGGCGCTAAAGGGACTGTGCAGGGAGCCGATGGCACCAAGGCCACACGGCGGTCTAAGAGTAAAGACCGTGCTAAGACAGAGGGTGCCAAAAAAAGAGGACGGCCCAACCTCTCCGGGTTCTGGAGCTCGGATGATGCACTGGAGGATGAAGCAACGACTCAAGAGGCAACTGGTCCAGTGGCTGTAGCTTATCGTAACCCACTGAGCATGATGACGCTGGGCAGGGCAGTGTCCGACAGCCAGGCGCCTGCCAGAACCCAAGTACAGGGCTATAATACCATTGCTGCTCATCGTTCACTCAAGCCCTCCAAAAGCAGCGGAGAGCTAAAAACCCAGACAATGACCTCAACCGGTGGACCAGCAGGGGATGGTACACTGGCAAAAAGAGGCTCGTGGTCAACACTAACTCTGAGCCAGGCTCGGCAGGTGCTGCAGAAAGGCACGGCTACAGTGAACAGGACACTGCTCAAGTCTAAGTCCTACCACCAAGACCTGACATCCAACTTCCTACAG GTTCCTGTTGGGGATTGGAGTGTAACAACGGGTAAGGGGGCAGGAGTGGGAGTAGCAGGGGAGATCCCATGCAGGAGAATGCGCAGTGGCAGCTATGTCAAAGCCATGGGAGATCCCGAGGACAGCGAACGGTCCGACAGCCCTCCCTCACCAAAACCCTCGCCAAAAACAGCCGCTCGACGCCAGAGCTACCTAAAGGCCACGCAACAGTCTCTCAGTGAACAACAACCGCCTCTGCCACCTCGCAA ACACCGCTTGTGCCCATTCACGTGGGAGCAGTACGGGGTGGCATGGGCTCCTCTACAGAATGCTTACTCCATGCAGCACCTGGCAAG CTTCTTGCCATCTCTGCGAGAACTCACCACCAACCGCAGCCTGGATAATCTGGACTGTCTGGTGGGGCAGAGCGATTCTCAGCCTTGGGACAGAGAAGGAAACTTCGCTCATGGCTCCTCCACACTCGGGCGGAGTTCTGGCATTAGCCAG ATGGACCCAAGCTGTCTGTGCTCGGCGGCTTACGGCCACATGGACTCGCAGGCGGTGGAGGCTCTGGACCTGACGGCGCCGAGCTGCTTCCGCTCGCGCAGCCACAGCTACCTGCGTGCCATCCAGGCCGGCTGCTCTCAGGACGACGACTCGGACTCGGATGAGGATCCTCTGATCACTGGAAGCAACATGAGCA GCCGTAATAAGACTCCGCCCCCGGTTCCTCCTCGCTCAGCCTCCAAGCCCTTTATCTCGGTGACGGTGCAGAGCAGCACGGAGTCGGCACAGGACACCTACCTCGAGCAGCGCAGCGAGGCCAACAGCCAATCGGGACGCAGCAACTCTTCAGACAGCGCCACCAGCTCGAGGACTAGCAGCCTGGCCAAAGCTCCTCTGATACCCCGCATCCCCATAGTTCCCCTGGTGCCCCTCGTCCCCGTACCAGTGCCCAGTGCCCGTGTGAGCagccctcctcctcctcctgcccGAGAAACCCAAACGGTGAGCGTCGGCTTCACGCAGGACGAACCTCGGGCCATGGCCAGGAGGAAACTCTCCTCCATCGGCATCCAG GTGGACTGCGTTCAGCCCGTGCTCCGAGAGGAACAAACCCCCACCACGAAGTTCCAGTCAATCGGAGTTCAGGTGGAGGACGGCAGGCC GCTGAGCCGTTTCAGCAGCATGGCGTCCAGACAGGAGACGGCCGACGCGGAGACTCGGGAGCGGACGGAGACATACAGCACCACCTGCAGCACTCAGACGTTTCACTCTCAGAAGTCCTCATCCACGTTAGAGGAGAGCGTAGAGCCGGCTCTGGACCCGTCCTCtctgcctcctcctcctccgtcCCTGCAGAGCGTGAGTGTGAACGGAGCGTCAGAGCAGCCTGGGGCCACCATGGCGTCCCTCAGGGACGGACACTGCTTCCTCCGACTCCTGCAGGCCGAGACGGGGCGCATGGATGCCTGGTGCCAGCAGATGGAGCAGGAAAGCAAAGAGAAACAGCTCTCAGAAGAAG tgctgGGGAAGATCCGCAGTGCGGTAGGCAGCGCTCAATTGCTCATGTCTCAGAAGTTCCAGCAGTTTCGAGGCCTGTGCGAGCAGAACCTG GACGTGAACGCTCAGCCGCGACCCACTGCGCAGGACCTGGCGGGCTTCTGGGATCTTTTGCAGCTTTCCATCGAGGACATCAGTATGAAGTTCGACGAGCTTCACATGCTCAAGGCCAACGACTGGGAGGTGCCCGAGATCAGCTGCAAGAAG GAGGAGAGGAAGCCGGAGAGCGTGACGACGCCGAAGAAAGCGCCGAAGCCCAAATCGACGTCTACAAAGGAGAAGAGCAGCGGAGACTCGGCCGCTGACAAACAGAGACTGGAAGCACGGAAGCGGCTGATGGCGGCCAAACGAGCCGCGTCCGAGCGCCAGAACTCTGCCACAGAGAGCGCCGACAGCATCGAGATCTACGTCCCTGAGGCTCAGACTCGCCTctga
- the dlgap4a gene encoding disks large-associated protein 4 isoform X2, producing the protein MKSIGASHARHLSDSCMPVAGPQEPICPLTPDPHGAYLLSPTIGHYGTMDPHMHHFPPASPITLQSDCLLPLNNQLTTSNTFPRFQFPSQVNQTEYTQGCVSQTASRTGTLTTSASMGMGLGLGLAVPPMISSGTATISSAAAAKMNRIPTGLLDQLEHHGPLQRDGFSTLQFHRRSRGTKQRSESPGRIRNLVHSVQKLFSKTQSMEASGAKGTVQGADGTKATRRSKSKDRAKTEGAKKRGRPNLSGFWSSDDALEDEATTQEATGPVAVAYRNPLSMMTLGRAVSDSQAPARTQVQGYNTIAAHRSLKPSKSSGELKTQTMTSTGGPAGDGTLAKRGSWSTLTLSQARQVLQKGTATVNRTLLKSKSYHQDLTSNFLQVPVGDWSVTTGKGAGVGVAGEIPCRRMRSGSYVKAMGDPEDSERSDSPPSPKPSPKTAARRQSYLKATQQSLSEQQPPLPPRKHRLCPFTWEQYGVAWAPLQNAYSMQHLASFLPSLRELTTNRSLDNLDCLVGQSDSQPWDREGNFAHGSSTLGRSSGISQMDPSCLCSAAYGHMDSQAVEALDLTAPSCFRSRSHSYLRAIQAGCSQDDDSDSDEDPLITGSNMSSRNKTPPPVPPRSASKPFISVTVQSSTESAQDTYLEQRSEANSQSGRSNSSDSATSSRTSSLAKAPLIPRIPIVPLVPLVPVPVPSARVSSPPPPPARETQTVSVGFTQDEPRAMARRKLSSIGIQVDCVQPVLREEQTPTTKFQSIGVQVEDGRPLSRFSSMASRQETADAETRERTETYSTTCSTQTFHSQKSSSTLEESVEPALDPSSLPPPPPSLQSVSVNGASEQPGATMASLRDGHCFLRLLQAETGRMDAWCQQMEQESKEKQLSEEVLGKIRSAVGSAQLLMSQKFQQFRGLCEQNLDVNAQPRPTAQDLAGFWDLLQLSIEDISMKFDELHMLKANDWEVPEISCKKEERKPESVTTPKKAPKPKSTSTKEKSSGDSAADKQRLEARKRLMAAKRAASERQNSATESADSIEIYVPEAQTRL; encoded by the exons ATGAAAAGCATAGGGGCCAGCCACGCTCGTCACTTGTCGGACTCCTGCATGCCTGTGGCAGGTCCTCAGGAGCCAATATGCCCCTTGACCCCAGACCCTCATGGGGCATACCTCTTAAGCCCCACTATCGGCCATTATGGCACTATGGACCCCCACATGCACCACTTCCCTCCAGCAAGCCCCATCACTCTGCAGTCCGATTGCCTGCTGCCACTAAACAACCAGCTGACCACCAGCAACACCTTCCCTCGCTTCCAGTTTCCCTCGCAGGTCAATCAGACCGAGTACACTCAG GGTTGCGTGTCTCAGACGGCATCTCGCACGGGCACCCTCACCACCTCTGCGTCTATGGGAATGGGCTTAGGTCTCGGCCTCGCGGTTCCACCTATGATCAGCAGCGGCACGGCAACGATTTCCTCCGCTGCGGCAGCCAAGATGAACCGCATCCCGACTGGACTGTTGGACCAGCTGGAACACCACGGTCCACTGCAACGCGATGGCTTTAGTACGCTTCAGTTCCATAGGCGGAGTCGTGGCACCAAGCAGCGCAGTGAGAGCCCTGGTCGCATCCGCAACCTGGTGCACTCTGTCCAAAAACTGTTCTCCAAGACTCAGTCTATGGAGGCCTCGGGCGCTAAAGGGACTGTGCAGGGAGCCGATGGCACCAAGGCCACACGGCGGTCTAAGAGTAAAGACCGTGCTAAGACAGAGGGTGCCAAAAAAAGAGGACGGCCCAACCTCTCCGGGTTCTGGAGCTCGGATGATGCACTGGAGGATGAAGCAACGACTCAAGAGGCAACTGGTCCAGTGGCTGTAGCTTATCGTAACCCACTGAGCATGATGACGCTGGGCAGGGCAGTGTCCGACAGCCAGGCGCCTGCCAGAACCCAAGTACAGGGCTATAATACCATTGCTGCTCATCGTTCACTCAAGCCCTCCAAAAGCAGCGGAGAGCTAAAAACCCAGACAATGACCTCAACCGGTGGACCAGCAGGGGATGGTACACTGGCAAAAAGAGGCTCGTGGTCAACACTAACTCTGAGCCAGGCTCGGCAGGTGCTGCAGAAAGGCACGGCTACAGTGAACAGGACACTGCTCAAGTCTAAGTCCTACCACCAAGACCTGACATCCAACTTCCTACAG GTTCCTGTTGGGGATTGGAGTGTAACAACGGGTAAGGGGGCAGGAGTGGGAGTAGCAGGGGAGATCCCATGCAGGAGAATGCGCAGTGGCAGCTATGTCAAAGCCATGGGAGATCCCGAGGACAGCGAACGGTCCGACAGCCCTCCCTCACCAAAACCCTCGCCAAAAACAGCCGCTCGACGCCAGAGCTACCTAAAGGCCACGCAACAGTCTCTCAGTGAACAACAACCGCCTCTGCCACCTCGCAA ACACCGCTTGTGCCCATTCACGTGGGAGCAGTACGGGGTGGCATGGGCTCCTCTACAGAATGCTTACTCCATGCAGCACCTGGCAAG CTTCTTGCCATCTCTGCGAGAACTCACCACCAACCGCAGCCTGGATAATCTGGACTGTCTGGTGGGGCAGAGCGATTCTCAGCCTTGGGACAGAGAAGGAAACTTCGCTCATGGCTCCTCCACACTCGGGCGGAGTTCTGGCATTAGCCAG ATGGACCCAAGCTGTCTGTGCTCGGCGGCTTACGGCCACATGGACTCGCAGGCGGTGGAGGCTCTGGACCTGACGGCGCCGAGCTGCTTCCGCTCGCGCAGCCACAGCTACCTGCGTGCCATCCAGGCCGGCTGCTCTCAGGACGACGACTCGGACTCGGATGAGGATCCTCTGATCACTGGAAGCAACATGAGCA GCCGTAATAAGACTCCGCCCCCGGTTCCTCCTCGCTCAGCCTCCAAGCCCTTTATCTCGGTGACGGTGCAGAGCAGCACGGAGTCGGCACAGGACACCTACCTCGAGCAGCGCAGCGAGGCCAACAGCCAATCGGGACGCAGCAACTCTTCAGACAGCGCCACCAGCTCGAGGACTAGCAGCCTGGCCAAAGCTCCTCTGATACCCCGCATCCCCATAGTTCCCCTGGTGCCCCTCGTCCCCGTACCAGTGCCCAGTGCCCGTGTGAGCagccctcctcctcctcctgcccGAGAAACCCAAACGGTGAGCGTCGGCTTCACGCAGGACGAACCTCGGGCCATGGCCAGGAGGAAACTCTCCTCCATCGGCATCCAG GTGGACTGCGTTCAGCCCGTGCTCCGAGAGGAACAAACCCCCACCACGAAGTTCCAGTCAATCGGAGTTCAGGTGGAGGACGGCAGGCC GCTGAGCCGTTTCAGCAGCATGGCGTCCAGACAGGAGACGGCCGACGCGGAGACTCGGGAGCGGACGGAGACATACAGCACCACCTGCAGCACTCAGACGTTTCACTCTCAGAAGTCCTCATCCACGTTAGAGGAGAGCGTAGAGCCGGCTCTGGACCCGTCCTCtctgcctcctcctcctccgtcCCTGCAGAGCGTGAGTGTGAACGGAGCGTCAGAGCAGCCTGGGGCCACCATGGCGTCCCTCAGGGACGGACACTGCTTCCTCCGACTCCTGCAGGCCGAGACGGGGCGCATGGATGCCTGGTGCCAGCAGATGGAGCAGGAAAGCAAAGAGAAACAGCTCTCAGAAGAAG tgctgGGGAAGATCCGCAGTGCGGTAGGCAGCGCTCAATTGCTCATGTCTCAGAAGTTCCAGCAGTTTCGAGGCCTGTGCGAGCAGAACCTG GACGTGAACGCTCAGCCGCGACCCACTGCGCAGGACCTGGCGGGCTTCTGGGATCTTTTGCAGCTTTCCATCGAGGACATCAGTATGAAGTTCGACGAGCTTCACATGCTCAAGGCCAACGACTGGGAGGTGCCCGAGATCAGCTGCAAGAAG GAGGAGAGGAAGCCGGAGAGCGTGACGACGCCGAAGAAAGCGCCGAAGCCCAAATCGACGTCTACAAAGGAGAAGAGCAGCGGAGACTCGGCCGCTGACAAACAGAGACTGGAAGCACGGAAGCGGCTGATGGCGGCCAAACGAGCCGCGTCCGAGCGCCAGAACTCTGCCACAGAGAGCGCCGACAGCATCGAGATCTACGTCCCTGAGGCTCAGACTCGCCTctga
- the dlgap4a gene encoding disks large-associated protein 4 isoform X3, whose product MKSIGASHARHLSDSCMPVAGPQEPICPLTPDPHGAYLLSPTIGHYGTMDPHMHHFPPASPITLQSDCLLPLNNQLTTSNTFPRFQFPSQVNQTEYTQQGCVSQTASRTGTLTTSASMGMGLGLGLAVPPMISSGTATISSAAAAKMNRIPTGLLDQLEHHGPLQRDGFSTLQFHRRSRGTKQRSESPGRIRNLVHSVQKLFSKTQSMEASGAKGTVQGADGTKATRRSKSKDRAKTEGAKKRGRPNLSGFWSSDDALEDEATTQEATGPVAVAYRNPLSMMTLGRAVSDSQAPARTQVQGYNTIAAHRSLKPSKSSGELKTQTMTSTGGPAGDGTLAKRGSWSTLTLSQARQVLQKGTATVNRTLLKSKSYHQDLTSNFLQVPVGDWSVTTGKGAGVGVAGEIPCRRMRSGSYVKAMGDPEDSERSDSPPSPKPSPKTAARRQSYLKATQQSLSEQQPPLPPRNFLPSLRELTTNRSLDNLDCLVGQSDSQPWDREGNFAHGSSTLGRSSGISQMDPSCLCSAAYGHMDSQAVEALDLTAPSCFRSRSHSYLRAIQAGCSQDDDSDSDEDPLITGSNMSSRNKTPPPVPPRSASKPFISVTVQSSTESAQDTYLEQRSEANSQSGRSNSSDSATSSRTSSLAKAPLIPRIPIVPLVPLVPVPVPSARVSSPPPPPARETQTVSVGFTQDEPRAMARRKLSSIGIQVDCVQPVLREEQTPTTKFQSIGVQVEDGRPLSRFSSMASRQETADAETRERTETYSTTCSTQTFHSQKSSSTLEESVEPALDPSSLPPPPPSLQSVSVNGASEQPGATMASLRDGHCFLRLLQAETGRMDAWCQQMEQESKEKQLSEEVLGKIRSAVGSAQLLMSQKFQQFRGLCEQNLDVNAQPRPTAQDLAGFWDLLQLSIEDISMKFDELHMLKANDWEVPEISCKKEERKPESVTTPKKAPKPKSTSTKEKSSGDSAADKQRLEARKRLMAAKRAASERQNSATESADSIEIYVPEAQTRL is encoded by the exons ATGAAAAGCATAGGGGCCAGCCACGCTCGTCACTTGTCGGACTCCTGCATGCCTGTGGCAGGTCCTCAGGAGCCAATATGCCCCTTGACCCCAGACCCTCATGGGGCATACCTCTTAAGCCCCACTATCGGCCATTATGGCACTATGGACCCCCACATGCACCACTTCCCTCCAGCAAGCCCCATCACTCTGCAGTCCGATTGCCTGCTGCCACTAAACAACCAGCTGACCACCAGCAACACCTTCCCTCGCTTCCAGTTTCCCTCGCAGGTCAATCAGACCGAGTACACTCAG CAGGGTTGCGTGTCTCAGACGGCATCTCGCACGGGCACCCTCACCACCTCTGCGTCTATGGGAATGGGCTTAGGTCTCGGCCTCGCGGTTCCACCTATGATCAGCAGCGGCACGGCAACGATTTCCTCCGCTGCGGCAGCCAAGATGAACCGCATCCCGACTGGACTGTTGGACCAGCTGGAACACCACGGTCCACTGCAACGCGATGGCTTTAGTACGCTTCAGTTCCATAGGCGGAGTCGTGGCACCAAGCAGCGCAGTGAGAGCCCTGGTCGCATCCGCAACCTGGTGCACTCTGTCCAAAAACTGTTCTCCAAGACTCAGTCTATGGAGGCCTCGGGCGCTAAAGGGACTGTGCAGGGAGCCGATGGCACCAAGGCCACACGGCGGTCTAAGAGTAAAGACCGTGCTAAGACAGAGGGTGCCAAAAAAAGAGGACGGCCCAACCTCTCCGGGTTCTGGAGCTCGGATGATGCACTGGAGGATGAAGCAACGACTCAAGAGGCAACTGGTCCAGTGGCTGTAGCTTATCGTAACCCACTGAGCATGATGACGCTGGGCAGGGCAGTGTCCGACAGCCAGGCGCCTGCCAGAACCCAAGTACAGGGCTATAATACCATTGCTGCTCATCGTTCACTCAAGCCCTCCAAAAGCAGCGGAGAGCTAAAAACCCAGACAATGACCTCAACCGGTGGACCAGCAGGGGATGGTACACTGGCAAAAAGAGGCTCGTGGTCAACACTAACTCTGAGCCAGGCTCGGCAGGTGCTGCAGAAAGGCACGGCTACAGTGAACAGGACACTGCTCAAGTCTAAGTCCTACCACCAAGACCTGACATCCAACTTCCTACAG GTTCCTGTTGGGGATTGGAGTGTAACAACGGGTAAGGGGGCAGGAGTGGGAGTAGCAGGGGAGATCCCATGCAGGAGAATGCGCAGTGGCAGCTATGTCAAAGCCATGGGAGATCCCGAGGACAGCGAACGGTCCGACAGCCCTCCCTCACCAAAACCCTCGCCAAAAACAGCCGCTCGACGCCAGAGCTACCTAAAGGCCACGCAACAGTCTCTCAGTGAACAACAACCGCCTCTGCCACCTCGCAA CTTCTTGCCATCTCTGCGAGAACTCACCACCAACCGCAGCCTGGATAATCTGGACTGTCTGGTGGGGCAGAGCGATTCTCAGCCTTGGGACAGAGAAGGAAACTTCGCTCATGGCTCCTCCACACTCGGGCGGAGTTCTGGCATTAGCCAG ATGGACCCAAGCTGTCTGTGCTCGGCGGCTTACGGCCACATGGACTCGCAGGCGGTGGAGGCTCTGGACCTGACGGCGCCGAGCTGCTTCCGCTCGCGCAGCCACAGCTACCTGCGTGCCATCCAGGCCGGCTGCTCTCAGGACGACGACTCGGACTCGGATGAGGATCCTCTGATCACTGGAAGCAACATGAGCA GCCGTAATAAGACTCCGCCCCCGGTTCCTCCTCGCTCAGCCTCCAAGCCCTTTATCTCGGTGACGGTGCAGAGCAGCACGGAGTCGGCACAGGACACCTACCTCGAGCAGCGCAGCGAGGCCAACAGCCAATCGGGACGCAGCAACTCTTCAGACAGCGCCACCAGCTCGAGGACTAGCAGCCTGGCCAAAGCTCCTCTGATACCCCGCATCCCCATAGTTCCCCTGGTGCCCCTCGTCCCCGTACCAGTGCCCAGTGCCCGTGTGAGCagccctcctcctcctcctgcccGAGAAACCCAAACGGTGAGCGTCGGCTTCACGCAGGACGAACCTCGGGCCATGGCCAGGAGGAAACTCTCCTCCATCGGCATCCAG GTGGACTGCGTTCAGCCCGTGCTCCGAGAGGAACAAACCCCCACCACGAAGTTCCAGTCAATCGGAGTTCAGGTGGAGGACGGCAGGCC GCTGAGCCGTTTCAGCAGCATGGCGTCCAGACAGGAGACGGCCGACGCGGAGACTCGGGAGCGGACGGAGACATACAGCACCACCTGCAGCACTCAGACGTTTCACTCTCAGAAGTCCTCATCCACGTTAGAGGAGAGCGTAGAGCCGGCTCTGGACCCGTCCTCtctgcctcctcctcctccgtcCCTGCAGAGCGTGAGTGTGAACGGAGCGTCAGAGCAGCCTGGGGCCACCATGGCGTCCCTCAGGGACGGACACTGCTTCCTCCGACTCCTGCAGGCCGAGACGGGGCGCATGGATGCCTGGTGCCAGCAGATGGAGCAGGAAAGCAAAGAGAAACAGCTCTCAGAAGAAG tgctgGGGAAGATCCGCAGTGCGGTAGGCAGCGCTCAATTGCTCATGTCTCAGAAGTTCCAGCAGTTTCGAGGCCTGTGCGAGCAGAACCTG GACGTGAACGCTCAGCCGCGACCCACTGCGCAGGACCTGGCGGGCTTCTGGGATCTTTTGCAGCTTTCCATCGAGGACATCAGTATGAAGTTCGACGAGCTTCACATGCTCAAGGCCAACGACTGGGAGGTGCCCGAGATCAGCTGCAAGAAG GAGGAGAGGAAGCCGGAGAGCGTGACGACGCCGAAGAAAGCGCCGAAGCCCAAATCGACGTCTACAAAGGAGAAGAGCAGCGGAGACTCGGCCGCTGACAAACAGAGACTGGAAGCACGGAAGCGGCTGATGGCGGCCAAACGAGCCGCGTCCGAGCGCCAGAACTCTGCCACAGAGAGCGCCGACAGCATCGAGATCTACGTCCCTGAGGCTCAGACTCGCCTctga